In Acidobacteriota bacterium, the genomic window AAGAAACCCGCTGGCTGATTCATATATTCTTGGCGTTTCGACCGGAGCAGCCTTAGGGGCAATCGCGGCGACGGTTTTTGCGGAACGATTATTAATTGCCAGACCGTTTGCCGCCTTCATTGGCGCAAGCCTTACCATCTGGCTGGTCTATTATCTGGGGCAGGCGCATCGTGGAGCGACAACCGAACGTTTGATTTTAGCCGGAGTGATTGTCAACAGCTTTCTCTCTTCGGCGGTAATATTTTTACTGACGGTGGCTTCCGGTGCGCGGCTGCAAAGTGTGTTTTCGTGGCTCATCGGTTATCTGGGAACTGATGTGAAATTGTTACCGGTGGTTGGTGTATTTATTTTAACCGGCATTTCAGTGATTTTTCTGCACGCCCGAAGTTTGAATTTATTGATGGTTGGCGAAGATGAAGCGCGCACCCTGGGGGTTGATGTGAAGCGCGTACAAATTACGGTTTTCGTCGCTTCTTCTTTGATAACCGGAGCCGCTGTTGCCGTAAGCGGCGTCATCGGATTTGTGGGGTTGATTATCCCGCACGCCGTCCGCCTGGTAATGGGCAGCGATAATCGTCTGGTGATTCCTGCATCGGCATTAACCGGAGCAATATTTTTATTGCTTGGCGATACCCTGGCGCGCACCCTTATTGCACCACGAGAACTGCATATTGGCGTGGTCACGGCAATGATTGGCGCGCCCGCTTTTGTCTATTTATTAAGAAAGGCGAATTAAAAACGAGTTGTCGGTTGGTATTCACCACGCAAATGAAAGGCAGTTTCAATGAAGTATCAAAATTTTCATCCCCCATACGCCATTAGCCAAACTGAAGCGAACCCTCATCGACCGCTTTTGAATGTGGAGCATCTGTCATTTAAATATTCAAAACCGATTTTAAATGCGGTTTCCTTATCAGCTTTTGATGGGGATTTGATTACCATTCTCGGCGCAAATGGCGCGGGAAAAAGTACGCTGTTAAAAATTATTGTCGGTTTGCAAAAATTGCAGACCGGCAAAGTCGAAATCGACGGCAGGGAACTTGCCAAATTGTCCGGGAAAAAACTCGCCAGACTCATTGGTTATGTTCCCCAGGATACCACCTTAAAATTTCCGATAACCGCAACGGAATTCGTTCTCCAGGGTCGATTCGCTTATGGCAATCTCATCGGCTTTGAAAGCGACGAGGATATTCGTGAAGCCGAGCGCGCTATGGATTTAACCGAAACCACACATCTGTCTGCCTGTTTGATGAACGAACTTTCGGGAGGCGAACGTCAACGTCTGATGCTTGCCCGCGCTTTAGCTATTCGCCCGCGAATTCTGGTTCTTGATGAACCGGTCGCCAATCTCGATATTGCCCATCAGGTAAAACTTTTTGAGTTGGTGAAGCGATTAACCGTTGAAGACCGGATTGCCGCAATTGTGGTGACTCATGAATTAAACCTGGCAGCGGAATTTTCAACTCAAGCTTTGTTGCTGAAAGCCGGTGAAGTGTTGGCGTTTGGCAACCCTTGCGAGGTGATGAACGAAGAAAATTTATCCGTTTTATTCGGAGCAAATTTATTCATCGATAAAAACCCGTTGAGCGGTTTGCCGAGAATCACCATCGCTTCTGCACAAAATCGTTCTACCGTTCTTCATCATCAGCGGTGAAGAAAGTTACTGGTTCTTTATTAACCCGGATTGTCGTTGCAGGGAAGGCGGTGTGAATCCGTCACTGTCCCGCAACTGTATTTTGCAACGAACCAACCGATTGTGAATCTTCACAATCAACCACTGCTCAAGGTTGAGCGGGAAGGTGTTGGAGTAGGTTTTCGTTATTCAGCAGGTGGTAGGGAAATATTTATTTCCGGGAATTACCGATTGATTAACGGACTGGCATCAAGTCAGGAAACCTGCGCGGCAATCTCCAACTCAAACTCTTTCGAGGAAAAGGAGAAAGTTTATGAAAGAAAAAATAACCGCTCCACGTGTACCGCATTTCTGCAAATTTCAATACCGCTTATTCTTCGTGCTTTTATTGCTCATTCATTC contains:
- a CDS encoding iron ABC transporter permease; translation: MQETQSTTEPATGATISKLRLTKHKLVMTLIVLICVLLLVAGFAMAVGSESIGILSIFKILFAKLTGGTTEISEEYQTIIAEIRFPRIILAIIVGAALSVAGAAYQALLRNPLADSYILGVSTGAALGAIAATVFAERLLIARPFAAFIGASLTIWLVYYLGQAHRGATTERLILAGVIVNSFLSSAVIFLLTVASGARLQSVFSWLIGYLGTDVKLLPVVGVFILTGISVIFLHARSLNLLMVGEDEARTLGVDVKRVQITVFVASSLITGAAVAVSGVIGFVGLIIPHAVRLVMGSDNRLVIPASALTGAIFLLLGDTLARTLIAPRELHIGVVTAMIGAPAFVYLLRKAN
- a CDS encoding ABC transporter ATP-binding protein — translated: MKYQNFHPPYAISQTEANPHRPLLNVEHLSFKYSKPILNAVSLSAFDGDLITILGANGAGKSTLLKIIVGLQKLQTGKVEIDGRELAKLSGKKLARLIGYVPQDTTLKFPITATEFVLQGRFAYGNLIGFESDEDIREAERAMDLTETTHLSACLMNELSGGERQRLMLARALAIRPRILVLDEPVANLDIAHQVKLFELVKRLTVEDRIAAIVVTHELNLAAEFSTQALLLKAGEVLAFGNPCEVMNEENLSVLFGANLFIDKNPLSGLPRITIASAQNRSTVLHHQR